In Candidatus Paceibacterota bacterium, the DNA window TCAAAACCATAAGAATGGCGCCGGCGGCTGTTGGCGGCGGCTTGACCACTGACATGAGCATGGAAACCACCTCTCGCTGGCTGCCAAGCCGTTCATCGTCGCGGCTCCCGTGGCCAACGGAGCGGGCTTCTAGCGCGTCGGTGCGGTTCCATGATTTATGAGATTATGCTGAATACCAAAATGAAACTAACACAACTCGGCCTCACCGCCGCTCTGGCCTTGACGTTCCTTCTGCCTGCCACCGCCGCTCAAAACCATCAGGCTGCCGGGGTCGAAACCCTAGAACAGCGCAATACCCGCATGACGTGGTTTCGCGAGGCGAAGTTCGGCCTGTTCATTCACTGGGGCGTCTATTCCGTCCCCGGCGGCGAATGGGGCCGCAAGACCAATTACGGCGAGTGGATCCTGGAGCAGGCCAGAATCCCTGTCAGCCGCTACGAACAGTTTGCGAAAGAGTTCAACCCGGTAAAGTTCGATGCCAAGGCCTGGGTGAAAACCGCCACGGACGCGGGCATGAAATACATCGTGATCACCTCGAAGCATCACGACGGCTTTGGAATGTGGCCGTCCGCGCTGACCGACTGGTGCATCAAGTCTACGCCCTTCCAACGCGATCCGCTGCGCGAGCTGGCACATGAATGTCAAAAGGCCGGCATCCGGTTTTGCGTCTATTATTCCATCATGGACTGGCATCACCCGAACTGGGGCCTGCGCCGCGCGTGGAACGACACCGCCACCGGTACGCCGGACATGGATCGCTACACCGACTATCTGAAGGGCCAACTCAAAGAACTCGTCACCAATTACCGTCCGAGCATTCTGTGGTTTGATGGCGAATGGGAATCGGCCTGGACGCACGAACGTGGCGCGGACGTCTACAAGTATTTACGGGCGCTGGATCCGAAACTCATCATCAACAACCGCGTGGACAAAGGCCGCGCGGACGCGGACGGCATGTCCACGAATTCAGTCTATGTCGGCG includes these proteins:
- a CDS encoding alpha-L-fucosidase; the protein is MKLTQLGLTAALALTFLLPATAAQNHQAAGVETLEQRNTRMTWFREAKFGLFIHWGVYSVPGGEWGRKTNYGEWILEQARIPVSRYEQFAKEFNPVKFDAKAWVKTATDAGMKYIVITSKHHDGFGMWPSALTDWCIKSTPFQRDPLRELAHECQKAGIRFCVYYSIMDWHHPNWGLRRAWNDTATGTPDMDRYTDYLKGQLKELVTNYRPSILWFDGEWESAWTHERGADVYKYLRALDPKLIINNRVDKGRADADGMSTNSVYVGDYGTPEQQIPPRGFGPGVDWESCMTLNNHWGYNKHDDNWKSAETIIRNLCDIASKGGNYLLNVGPTSEGLIPQPSIDRLAEVGTWLKVNGEAIYGSGPTPFGDAHGKFSTTEKDKRGDPRFIPVWDWRCTTKPGKLYVTVFDWPASGGLKLAGLQSKVKKAFLLANGKKLTVDQTAAGVTLKLSVETPDKIASVVCLEIKDPTAKVAPTE